One Roseimaritima multifibrata DNA window includes the following coding sequences:
- a CDS encoding sugar transferase — protein sequence MSTDAATIELGTLEIASYDRDSESSYSEGRCSLDEFSIDCAALQSRTYRLTKRVVDVVGALCGLVVLGPFMLAAMVAVWFEDGGPVIFRQKRVGLNGDEFTILKVRTMVKNAESRLAEVAALNHHDDQRTLKVKNDPRMLRCGRLLRKYSVDEFPQLINVLRGDMTIVGPRPPLPREVDLYDAEDHVRLMVKPGLTCYWQIMGRGEIPFKQMVSLDRRYIEDASSLTDLIVITKTFPALLKGSGAH from the coding sequence ATGAGCACTGACGCTGCTACCATTGAACTTGGTACTCTTGAAATTGCCTCATATGATCGCGATAGCGAGTCTTCGTATAGTGAGGGGCGATGTTCCCTAGACGAGTTTTCGATTGACTGTGCCGCGCTGCAGTCAAGGACCTATCGGCTGACGAAACGGGTCGTCGACGTTGTCGGGGCGCTTTGCGGATTGGTGGTCCTCGGGCCGTTTATGCTTGCCGCGATGGTTGCGGTATGGTTTGAAGACGGTGGGCCGGTAATCTTCCGTCAAAAACGGGTCGGCCTGAATGGCGACGAATTTACGATTCTGAAAGTCAGGACCATGGTCAAGAACGCCGAGTCGCGTCTGGCTGAGGTTGCCGCGCTGAACCATCACGATGACCAGCGAACGCTAAAAGTTAAGAATGACCCGCGAATGTTGCGTTGTGGTCGGTTGCTTCGCAAGTATAGTGTTGATGAGTTTCCTCAGTTGATTAATGTGCTTCGCGGCGACATGACCATTGTTGGACCGCGTCCACCGCTTCCTCGGGAAGTTGACCTTTATGACGCAGAGGATCATGTGAGGTTGATGGTCAAGCCGGGGCTGACTTGCTACTGGCAGATTATGGGGCGTGGCGAAATTCCGTTCAAGCAAATGGTTTCGCTGGATCGTCGTTACATTGAAGATGCTTCGTCGCTCACTGATCTGATCGTGATTACCAAGACCTTTCCAGCACTTCTGAAGGGTAGTGGTGCTCACTGA
- a CDS encoding CehA/McbA family metallohydrolase translates to MPMRFLLLVSSSRHVWQVYGLSKNVLKAAGMVAAIIVVCMPKSQGIASELHHLRSGDEGEWDSFPENAPQRKLIQSFNAAPNDSDRSLRLRQQDVKEGWEVVLNDNRLGRLTRDENDMVVYFSVDAGVLKAKNTIVVQPIGNHKASDDIRVGEITLLDLPRSGALSQSGLRIQLLDDGKPSPGRITILDEDGAMVSIGTGSSDHLAIRPGTVYTSTGDANIELPAGTYELIAGRGPEYSIARAEIELAEGDQAEVSLSIHRTVNTSGWVACDTHVHTFTHSRHGDATVAERMVTLAGEGIELPIATDHNRHIDYEPSSREANVRQFFTPVIGNEVTTKTAHINIFPVDSGAPLPPHQHADWKSTFEGIFKTPGVRVAILNHARDVHNGTKPFGPKHFNEAAGEMLDDWHVGFNAMEVVNSGATKIDPLQLIRDWMTLLNRGRRITPVGSSDSHDVSRYIVGQGRTYIRCDDSRPDNIDVDAAVDAFLTGKVMVSYGLITEMRVNDIAQSGDQITVSEDNIKADITVRGPDWVSADALQLFANGVLVKELPIDSRKRSDFPTGQIYRTTIELPRPVHDVHLVAVATGPGIDGLHWKTAKPYQPDSPVWISRTIGCSGAIHVDADGDGQWQSAHDYANRIVDKFGDRLPANVTALESFDEAVAIQTALFLHAAGTPPMELLDRDLLSSASAATKRGFMAYVTAWRRNQFARVE, encoded by the coding sequence ATGCCAATGCGATTCCTATTGCTCGTCTCGTCGTCACGGCATGTATGGCAGGTCTACGGACTGTCGAAGAATGTTTTAAAGGCCGCCGGAATGGTGGCGGCGATCATTGTCGTTTGCATGCCGAAGTCACAGGGAATCGCATCCGAACTTCACCATCTGCGTAGCGGCGATGAAGGTGAATGGGACTCGTTTCCTGAAAACGCTCCGCAGCGCAAATTGATCCAGTCGTTTAACGCCGCCCCTAATGATTCGGATCGGTCGCTCCGTCTGCGTCAACAAGATGTGAAGGAAGGTTGGGAAGTCGTCTTAAACGACAACCGGTTGGGACGGCTGACGAGAGACGAAAACGACATGGTCGTCTATTTCAGCGTCGATGCTGGCGTCCTGAAGGCGAAGAATACGATCGTTGTCCAGCCGATTGGTAATCATAAAGCCTCTGATGATATTCGTGTTGGCGAAATCACGCTGCTTGATCTGCCACGATCCGGCGCGCTGTCGCAGTCGGGGCTTCGTATTCAGTTGCTCGATGACGGCAAACCTTCGCCCGGTCGCATTACCATTCTCGATGAAGATGGCGCAATGGTCAGCATTGGGACGGGGTCCAGTGATCATCTTGCGATTCGTCCCGGAACGGTTTACACGTCAACCGGCGATGCAAATATCGAACTGCCGGCGGGGACTTATGAACTTATCGCGGGGCGAGGCCCTGAATACTCGATCGCGCGAGCGGAAATTGAATTGGCTGAGGGAGATCAGGCGGAAGTCTCGCTGTCCATTCATCGAACGGTCAACACGTCGGGCTGGGTCGCCTGTGACACACACGTCCATACATTCACCCATTCAAGACATGGGGATGCCACTGTGGCGGAGCGAATGGTGACGCTGGCAGGTGAAGGCATTGAACTTCCTATCGCAACCGATCATAACCGCCACATCGATTACGAACCGAGTTCGCGCGAAGCGAATGTGAGGCAGTTTTTTACACCGGTGATCGGCAATGAGGTCACCACCAAGACGGCACACATCAACATCTTTCCCGTTGATAGCGGTGCACCCCTACCGCCTCATCAACACGCCGATTGGAAGTCGACATTCGAAGGCATTTTTAAAACGCCCGGCGTTCGCGTTGCAATCCTTAACCACGCCCGAGATGTTCACAATGGGACGAAGCCGTTCGGCCCAAAACACTTCAATGAGGCTGCAGGGGAGATGCTGGACGACTGGCACGTCGGTTTTAACGCGATGGAAGTTGTTAACTCGGGAGCGACGAAAATAGATCCGCTTCAATTGATCAGAGACTGGATGACGTTGCTGAATCGTGGCCGACGCATCACACCGGTTGGCAGCAGCGACTCACACGATGTTTCTCGTTACATCGTCGGTCAGGGTCGAACGTACATCCGCTGCGATGATTCACGCCCTGACAACATCGACGTTGACGCGGCGGTCGATGCGTTCTTAACTGGAAAAGTCATGGTCAGCTATGGATTGATCACGGAGATGCGTGTCAATGACATCGCTCAGTCAGGGGATCAAATCACGGTTTCCGAAGATAACATCAAAGCCGATATCACGGTGCGTGGCCCGGACTGGGTGAGTGCGGATGCGCTACAGCTATTCGCAAACGGAGTGCTGGTCAAAGAATTGCCGATCGATTCCCGTAAGCGAAGTGACTTCCCCACCGGCCAGATCTATCGCACGACCATCGAACTGCCGCGGCCAGTCCACGATGTCCATCTGGTCGCTGTTGCGACGGGGCCGGGAATAGATGGCCTTCACTGGAAAACGGCCAAGCCCTATCAACCGGATTCGCCAGTCTGGATCTCGAGGACAATTGGTTGTAGTGGTGCGATTCATGTTGATGCGGACGGCGACGGTCAGTGGCAGAGTGCTCACGACTACGCCAATCGAATCGTTGACAAGTTTGGTGACCGGTTGCCTGCGAATGTCACGGCGCTGGAATCGTTCGACGAAGCCGTTGCGATTCAAACGGCGCTGTTTCTGCATGCCGCGGGAACGCCGCCGATGGAATTGCTCGACCGCGATTTGCTGTCGAGTGCATCCGCTGCGACGAAACGAGGATTTATGGCATACGTAACCGCTTGGCGCAGGAATCAATTCGCTCGGGTGGAGTAA
- a CDS encoding FG-GAP repeat domain-containing protein has product MKSSVFIAFSLLVGTIVVAEEAGWPRHEIFSGAHVNSATASDYDGDGTQEILFSAAGQVFMYLGPDYQTKHVLAVVDPRLKAQCIHCVMHDVDGDGDLDFVGSYVRGLFWLECPNENATTTNWNVHPITDEILGVHCIRSYDIDRDGKMDLIANDFTEGEGKWSGSICWLKPSVSENASMNWTIIPIAKGTAVGGSHYFDFADINGDGRPDLTLGAKGKPFADGNYFAIFYAPENPAEPWDRELLPGAGEQIGATHASPADVNGDGKIDVLATRGHGVGVIWFEAPDWTMHVIDDEIASPHSTDVGDIDGDGDIDLSTVGYDSKIAAWYENDGKGRFTRHVLSRDQMAYDTMITDLDGDGDKDILVAGQRSQNVVWFENPNPVKSGPASQ; this is encoded by the coding sequence ATGAAGTCCTCAGTTTTTATCGCTTTCTCACTTCTGGTCGGCACGATCGTGGTGGCCGAAGAGGCCGGTTGGCCTCGCCACGAAATCTTCTCTGGGGCTCATGTCAACTCCGCCACTGCCAGCGACTATGACGGCGACGGTACTCAGGAGATCCTCTTTTCCGCCGCCGGCCAGGTTTTCATGTACCTTGGGCCGGACTACCAGACGAAACATGTCTTGGCTGTCGTCGATCCCAGGCTTAAGGCTCAGTGCATTCACTGTGTTATGCATGACGTTGACGGGGACGGAGATCTTGACTTTGTTGGTTCGTATGTCCGCGGCCTTTTTTGGCTTGAGTGCCCCAATGAAAATGCCACAACGACAAATTGGAACGTGCATCCGATCACCGATGAAATTCTTGGTGTCCATTGCATCCGCTCTTATGATATTGATCGCGACGGCAAAATGGATCTGATTGCGAACGACTTCACTGAGGGGGAGGGAAAATGGTCGGGTTCCATTTGCTGGCTGAAACCGTCTGTATCTGAAAACGCATCGATGAACTGGACCATCATTCCCATCGCCAAAGGTACGGCGGTGGGTGGCAGCCACTACTTTGATTTCGCCGACATCAACGGCGATGGGCGTCCCGATTTGACCTTGGGCGCAAAAGGAAAGCCCTTTGCTGACGGCAATTACTTTGCCATTTTTTACGCCCCAGAAAATCCAGCTGAACCTTGGGATCGAGAATTGTTGCCAGGTGCGGGTGAGCAAATCGGCGCCACGCATGCGTCTCCGGCCGACGTCAACGGTGACGGCAAAATCGATGTTCTGGCCACTCGCGGACACGGTGTCGGTGTGATCTGGTTCGAAGCCCCCGATTGGACCATGCACGTCATCGACGACGAAATTGCCTCGCCTCATTCCACGGATGTTGGTGACATCGACGGTGACGGAGATATCGACCTCAGCACCGTCGGCTATGACTCGAAAATCGCCGCGTGGTATGAGAACGATGGCAAGGGCCGCTTCACTCGCCACGTTCTTAGTCGCGATCAGATGGCCTACGACACGATGATTACCGATCTTGACGGGGATGGTGACAAAGACATTCTTGTCGCTGGACAAAGGAGCCAAAACGTCGTCTGGTTCGAAAACCCCAACCCGGTAAAGTCGGGTCCCGCCAGCCAGTAA
- a CDS encoding response regulator, with product MSISILLVDDHAMFRKGLRMLLNEEEDIDVIGEAEDGEEAIKVAIELSPDVIVMDITMPNVDGIEATQRIVSKLPHVKVIPLSIHSGKRFVENMLRAGAAGYLLKESAPEELVNAIRSVHQGDICLSSAISGVVVSEYVRLLSQPNSGDDRGELSEDEGLLLRLIAEGHSVKEIAATLGSSARSVQSRRKLLISKVGVSNVAELTEYARANQWAEGKAQVNVGASQNANGAVPTASILGTKFHQPNVSRDFVSRRRLLDKLDQSCELPLTLISAPAGYGKSSLMADWLASHHERCAAWLSLSESDSDLRTFVRYLVAAVEGQFPNACHETNTILQASQLPPCCEMADTLNNDLDVIEEPLVLVLDDYHLVSDPDVHELLENLLLHPPRPLHLVLITRHDPPLSLAALRANGWLTEIRQEDLRFSRLEVQSVLEKMTGATLSDIALTHLESELEGWIVGVYLVGLLLRNQPDPEEFIAGLKRGSQQIQDYLSEEVISSQPSTVRDRLLKVSMVERFCAPLVEALCDLDDGTDAQSTGKDFIEEIRRANLFVIPLDLHGEWFRFHHLFQYLLQGQFERSTSRADIAALHLRASKWFEAEELIDDAIEHSLVIGDTKRAAEIVERHARTMMNEDNWYVVEKWLARLPDAQVMKRPELLLARAWRHYYRLNFAAIPPILKRVDALMENSLESRKLSAEVAFFRAFFEFFQGEGEKSLKHIHYALKHTPLTDHEVRAESETFLGLAGQMQGERARVTETITEWLADSSSLNLSPIRETHLLATLSFMSFIASDPMGSAGYLMRMRVVGTANELEYPLAWCDYLEGIFHLRRGEVDLAIGLLEEATKRKYSQHARAAVDALVALAIAYQRQGQTKKSDATCQALNEFVSNLGPLFQPLADACAIRLAIMRGQSNVLQRWLSLSSPPIEVMLFWFEIPCITYCRALVAEGSSASLHTAQERLSEYAAANETQHNACQLIEVLCLQAVTEEKLGNTKRAIQYLQQAVTLAQPGGFVFPFVELGAPIADLLRGLQMKEVAVEFIDRLHAAFSDSETEVEPKVSGIERTSPADQSPSRSLPKPTHQIDGVAIDALTLRELETLELLAQRLYDKEIAKAMSISVWTVKSHVKHIYEKLHVNNRRQAILQAEELGLLQGK from the coding sequence ATGTCGATTTCCATCCTCCTTGTCGATGATCATGCAATGTTCCGTAAGGGACTTCGCATGTTGTTGAACGAGGAAGAAGACATTGACGTCATTGGCGAGGCGGAGGATGGGGAGGAAGCCATCAAAGTCGCAATCGAGCTTTCGCCAGATGTCATCGTCATGGACATCACGATGCCCAACGTCGACGGCATCGAGGCCACGCAAAGGATCGTTTCGAAGCTTCCGCATGTGAAGGTCATCCCGCTATCGATCCACTCCGGAAAACGATTCGTCGAGAACATGCTGCGGGCCGGGGCCGCTGGTTATCTGTTGAAGGAAAGTGCTCCCGAAGAGTTGGTAAACGCAATTCGCTCAGTGCATCAGGGGGACATTTGTTTGAGTTCGGCGATCTCGGGCGTTGTGGTTTCCGAGTACGTGCGACTACTGAGCCAGCCGAACAGCGGGGATGATCGCGGCGAACTGAGCGAAGACGAAGGTTTGTTATTGCGATTGATCGCGGAAGGTCACTCGGTCAAGGAGATCGCGGCAACGCTTGGTAGTAGCGCTCGGTCCGTACAATCCAGACGAAAGCTTTTGATCAGCAAGGTCGGCGTCAGCAACGTTGCCGAGCTGACCGAATATGCACGTGCTAATCAGTGGGCAGAAGGAAAAGCTCAGGTCAATGTCGGCGCGTCGCAGAATGCCAACGGCGCCGTCCCAACGGCATCGATCCTGGGCACCAAATTCCATCAACCGAATGTCTCAAGGGATTTCGTATCTCGAAGGCGTCTGCTAGACAAGCTTGACCAAAGCTGCGAACTGCCGCTGACACTGATCTCAGCGCCGGCCGGATACGGGAAGAGCAGCCTGATGGCGGACTGGCTGGCAAGTCATCATGAACGCTGTGCCGCATGGTTATCGCTGAGCGAAAGCGACAGTGATCTGAGGACTTTCGTCAGGTATCTGGTCGCCGCTGTCGAAGGACAATTTCCCAATGCTTGCCACGAAACGAATACAATACTTCAAGCTTCGCAATTGCCTCCCTGCTGCGAGATGGCAGACACGCTGAACAATGATTTGGACGTGATCGAGGAACCCCTTGTTCTGGTGCTGGATGATTACCATCTGGTTTCGGATCCGGACGTTCATGAGTTGCTCGAAAACCTCCTCCTGCACCCGCCACGCCCATTGCATTTGGTGCTGATCACGCGGCACGATCCGCCGCTGTCACTGGCGGCACTCCGCGCCAACGGTTGGTTGACTGAAATCCGCCAAGAGGATCTGCGTTTCTCCAGGCTGGAGGTGCAATCGGTTTTGGAGAAAATGACCGGCGCGACACTCAGCGACATAGCGCTGACGCACCTGGAATCAGAGCTGGAGGGATGGATCGTCGGAGTGTACCTAGTGGGGCTGCTGTTGCGCAATCAACCCGATCCTGAGGAGTTCATCGCAGGTTTGAAAAGAGGCTCGCAGCAAATCCAGGACTATTTATCCGAGGAAGTCATTTCGTCCCAACCGTCAACGGTCCGGGATCGTTTGCTGAAGGTTTCAATGGTGGAACGGTTTTGTGCCCCGCTCGTCGAAGCCCTCTGCGATCTCGACGATGGCACAGACGCGCAGTCGACGGGAAAGGACTTCATCGAGGAGATCCGACGAGCCAACCTATTCGTCATCCCACTGGACTTGCACGGCGAGTGGTTTCGATTTCACCACCTATTCCAGTACCTGCTGCAAGGACAGTTCGAACGCAGTACCAGCAGAGCTGACATCGCTGCACTCCATTTGAGGGCGAGCAAGTGGTTTGAAGCTGAGGAGCTGATCGACGACGCTATCGAACATTCGCTGGTGATAGGCGATACGAAACGAGCGGCAGAGATCGTCGAACGGCATGCACGCACCATGATGAACGAGGACAATTGGTATGTCGTGGAGAAGTGGCTCGCCCGACTGCCTGACGCACAGGTGATGAAGCGTCCGGAGCTGTTACTGGCCCGCGCATGGAGGCACTATTACCGCCTCAATTTCGCCGCGATCCCTCCGATTCTGAAGCGGGTCGATGCGCTAATGGAAAATAGCTTGGAGAGTCGAAAGTTGTCAGCTGAGGTTGCATTTTTTCGCGCATTTTTCGAATTCTTTCAGGGCGAAGGCGAAAAAAGCCTGAAGCACATCCACTACGCTCTGAAGCACACCCCGCTGACCGATCACGAGGTCCGTGCAGAATCCGAGACTTTTCTTGGACTGGCGGGGCAGATGCAAGGGGAACGTGCTCGAGTCACTGAAACGATAACCGAGTGGCTTGCGGATTCGTCGTCTCTCAACCTTAGCCCAATCCGCGAAACCCACCTCCTGGCGACCTTAAGTTTTATGTCCTTCATTGCCAGTGATCCAATGGGATCAGCGGGATACTTGATGAGAATGCGCGTGGTCGGCACGGCAAACGAGCTGGAATATCCACTGGCGTGGTGCGATTATCTGGAAGGCATCTTTCACCTTCGCCGCGGCGAGGTGGACCTGGCGATCGGTTTGCTGGAGGAAGCAACGAAACGGAAGTATTCCCAACACGCCCGAGCCGCTGTCGATGCACTCGTCGCTTTAGCGATCGCGTACCAACGACAAGGACAAACAAAAAAATCGGATGCAACCTGCCAGGCTCTTAACGAATTCGTCAGCAACCTTGGTCCGCTCTTCCAGCCTCTCGCAGACGCCTGTGCGATTCGTCTGGCCATTATGCGGGGGCAATCCAACGTTTTACAGAGATGGCTAAGTCTGTCTTCGCCGCCTATCGAGGTAATGTTGTTTTGGTTCGAAATTCCATGCATTACCTATTGCCGTGCCCTGGTCGCCGAAGGCTCGTCGGCCAGCCTCCACACAGCACAGGAGAGGCTGAGCGAGTATGCTGCGGCGAATGAGACCCAACACAATGCGTGTCAATTGATCGAAGTGCTCTGTCTTCAGGCCGTGACCGAAGAAAAGCTTGGCAATACGAAGCGGGCGATCCAATACCTACAGCAAGCTGTGACACTGGCGCAGCCGGGCGGATTCGTTTTCCCGTTTGTGGAGCTCGGGGCGCCGATAGCCGATCTGCTTCGGGGATTGCAAATGAAAGAGGTCGCCGTCGAGTTTATCGATCGGCTACATGCGGCTTTTTCCGATTCGGAAACCGAAGTGGAACCCAAAGTGTCCGGTATCGAACGGACTTCTCCCGCCGACCAATCGCCCTCTCGATCGCTCCCCAAACCGACGCACCAAATCGATGGAGTTGCGATCGATGCGCTCACCCTTCGTGAACTGGAAACGCTCGAACTTTTGGCCCAGCGGCTGTACGACAAAGAAATCGCCAAAGCCATGTCGATCTCGGTTTGGACCGTGAAAAGTCATGTCAAGCACATCTATGAAAAGCTTCACGTCAACAACCGACGTCAAGCAATCCTCCAAGCGGAGGAACTGGGATTGCTCCAGGGAAAGTAA
- a CDS encoding sensor histidine kinase: MHISILLLRHVAAYLLFLAVVLAAAGSRSGLQSGDVVKWVIIVAGAEILISLLFVRRNRLHWRSVLGLRGADQETTERKRAENALAESERLFRATFEQAAVGIAHVAPDGSFRRINQRFCDIIGYSQEEMLSGNFQGITHPDDLEDDVGQVAQLLRGNINTYSLEKRYIRKEGDLVWASLTVSLVRNDAGAPEWFVSVIQDISERKHVEQELSAYRERLKELASQLTVTEERERQRLATDLHDHVCQTLALMRLQLATLRKRITDPEATSRLDEFSASLLQANQDTRHLMFELSSPTLHELGLAVAIAEWLEEEIEKRHGLKTEFQNIGFTQHLDADLRAVLFRNVRELLTNIVKHAQAQNVHVTLQQSGTTVRLVVQDDGIGFDPNHAIADKREHPGFGLFSIQERMVDMGGSMDVASAPGEGCTVTLTLPVTN, encoded by the coding sequence ATGCATATCTCGATCCTTCTTTTACGACACGTGGCGGCCTACCTGTTGTTTCTCGCCGTTGTGCTTGCGGCCGCGGGTAGCAGGTCCGGATTACAGAGCGGCGACGTGGTCAAATGGGTCATCATCGTAGCCGGGGCGGAGATCCTGATCTCCCTGCTTTTCGTCAGACGAAACCGGCTGCATTGGCGGTCCGTGTTGGGCCTGCGGGGAGCGGATCAGGAGACGACCGAGCGGAAGCGGGCCGAAAATGCGTTAGCAGAAAGCGAGCGACTTTTTCGTGCCACGTTCGAACAGGCAGCCGTTGGAATCGCTCATGTCGCACCCGACGGCAGCTTCCGACGGATCAATCAACGTTTTTGCGACATCATCGGTTACTCACAAGAGGAGATGCTGTCAGGAAACTTCCAAGGCATCACCCACCCGGACGATCTTGAGGACGACGTCGGGCAGGTGGCGCAATTGCTTCGCGGCAACATTAATACCTACTCGCTCGAAAAGCGATATATCCGAAAAGAGGGTGACTTGGTTTGGGCCAGTCTCACGGTGTCGCTGGTTCGCAACGATGCCGGTGCCCCCGAATGGTTCGTGTCCGTCATCCAAGACATTAGCGAACGCAAACACGTGGAGCAGGAGCTTTCTGCATACCGCGAACGACTGAAGGAATTGGCGTCCCAATTAACGGTCACCGAAGAGCGTGAGCGGCAGCGTCTTGCCACGGACCTGCACGACCATGTTTGCCAAACACTCGCTTTGATGCGTCTGCAACTAGCGACCCTGCGCAAGCGTATCACGGATCCCGAAGCGACCAGCCGATTGGACGAATTCTCGGCTTCGCTGCTTCAGGCCAATCAGGATACGCGACACCTGATGTTCGAGCTTAGTTCTCCTACGCTGCATGAATTGGGATTGGCCGTTGCAATCGCTGAGTGGCTAGAGGAGGAAATCGAGAAGCGACATGGGCTCAAGACAGAATTCCAGAACATCGGCTTCACGCAGCATCTGGATGCAGACCTGCGTGCCGTTCTCTTTCGCAATGTCCGTGAACTACTGACAAACATCGTCAAACACGCCCAAGCTCAAAACGTGCACGTGACCCTACAACAGAGCGGAACCACCGTCCGTCTGGTCGTCCAGGATGATGGCATTGGATTTGACCCGAATCACGCGATTGCGGACAAACGAGAACATCCTGGCTTCGGTTTGTTCAGCATCCAGGAGCGAATGGTCGACATGGGAGGATCGATGGACGTAGCCTCGGCCCCAGGGGAAGGTTGCACCGTCACTCTGACGCTTCCCGTGACCAATTAG
- a CDS encoding carbon storage regulator: MLVLSRKENESIVINGNIKIVVAGIQGGRVTIGIQAPRNVAILRQEIATKPLRLPTEHAQQEERT, translated from the coding sequence ATGTTGGTCTTATCACGGAAAGAGAACGAGTCCATCGTCATTAACGGAAACATCAAAATTGTCGTGGCAGGAATCCAGGGAGGCAGAGTTACCATTGGAATTCAAGCTCCGCGAAACGTGGCAATTCTTCGCCAGGAGATCGCCACGAAACCGTTGCGGCTACCAACGGAACACGCTCAACAGGAAGAACGAACATAA